One Caldalkalibacillus thermarum genomic window carries:
- a CDS encoding YhcN/YlaJ family sporulation lipoprotein, translating to MKKLCRFSRALGSGILMACWIVLLFNAGCAMYNQEQPFQADYKLQQQMDKKGSKPHKIKVDHDTANRSKLIAKSVEGVTDAAAVAIDQELSVAVDVAQMKRFQLKGIRKEIFHRLRKAYPEYQVHVSTDRKILQELKKLEKKTYQQQTEAEQKRLQKINQDMKG from the coding sequence GTGAAAAAATTATGCCGTTTCAGCCGGGCTTTGGGAAGCGGTATCTTGATGGCCTGCTGGATCGTATTGCTTTTTAATGCCGGTTGCGCCATGTATAACCAAGAACAGCCGTTTCAAGCCGATTACAAGTTGCAGCAGCAAATGGACAAGAAAGGGAGCAAACCTCACAAAATTAAAGTAGATCATGATACGGCCAACCGTTCCAAACTGATCGCCAAGTCAGTGGAGGGGGTTACGGATGCAGCAGCAGTTGCCATTGATCAGGAGCTTTCTGTAGCGGTTGATGTGGCCCAGATGAAACGTTTTCAACTCAAAGGGATTCGCAAAGAAATATTCCATCGATTGCGCAAAGCCTACCCTGAATACCAGGTGCATGTCAGTACGGACCGCAAAATTCTGCAGGAGTTAAAAAAACTGGAGAAAAAAACGTACCAGCAGCAAACGGAGGCTGAGCAAAAACGTCTGCAAAAGATCAATCAAGATATGAAAGGGTAA
- a CDS encoding hemolysin family protein: MDEVSVSFGIILLVLLVLSAFFSASETAFSSANKIRLKHFADEKRKGAQKALYISEHFDKALTTILVGNNLVNIAAATIASSLFVAMFGPKTGMLVSTIVMTILILVFGEILPKSFAKEHAESFSLAVANILYLLMKLFTPISWLFAQLKRLMSKLIRPKQDVPSVTEEEIKLLVDISEEEGVIDKTEKELVHRSLNFNNIIVGEILTPRPDMVAVEVNQPVEEIKQVFLREKFSRIPVYEGSIDNIIGILSEREFLSSLLQHEHVDIRKLLRKPLFVVESMKISSLLPELQKNKIHMAIVIDEFGGTAGLITMEDILEEIVGEIWDEHDEQVKVITQLDKNTYIFSADFSLDEFARMTKVELPDTVYHTLGGWLVEEFQRVPQKGEQLYYENLLLTIEEAESRRIRKVRVEIREYAPSQSKAYG, from the coding sequence TTGGACGAGGTGTCGGTTAGTTTTGGGATTATCTTGTTGGTGTTACTCGTTCTGTCAGCCTTTTTTTCTGCATCAGAAACGGCTTTTTCCAGTGCAAACAAAATCCGGCTCAAACACTTTGCAGATGAGAAACGAAAAGGAGCCCAAAAAGCACTGTATATATCAGAGCATTTTGACAAAGCACTGACCACCATTTTAGTGGGAAATAACCTGGTTAACATTGCAGCAGCCACGATTGCCAGCTCTTTGTTTGTTGCGATGTTCGGACCAAAAACGGGGATGCTCGTCAGCACCATCGTCATGACCATCCTTATCCTGGTTTTTGGTGAAATTTTGCCCAAATCATTTGCCAAAGAACATGCTGAGTCGTTTTCCCTAGCCGTAGCCAACATCTTGTATTTACTGATGAAACTGTTTACGCCGATCAGCTGGCTGTTTGCCCAATTGAAGCGCTTAATGTCCAAACTTATACGTCCTAAACAGGATGTTCCATCCGTTACCGAGGAAGAAATTAAGCTTTTGGTGGATATCAGTGAGGAAGAAGGGGTTATCGATAAAACAGAAAAAGAACTGGTACACCGTTCCCTTAACTTTAACAATATTATTGTGGGTGAAATTTTAACTCCTCGTCCCGATATGGTGGCCGTTGAAGTTAACCAACCCGTGGAAGAAATTAAACAAGTTTTTTTGAGGGAAAAATTTTCCCGGATTCCCGTGTATGAAGGGAGCATCGACAATATTATCGGCATCCTATCCGAGCGTGAGTTCTTATCCTCTTTGCTTCAACACGAGCATGTCGACATCAGGAAGTTGTTACGCAAGCCACTCTTTGTCGTTGAGTCAATGAAAATCTCTTCACTACTTCCGGAACTACAAAAAAATAAAATTCATATGGCCATTGTGATTGATGAATTTGGCGGCACAGCCGGTTTGATCACCATGGAAGATATTCTGGAAGAGATTGTAGGGGAAATATGGGATGAACATGATGAACAAGTGAAAGTGATCACCCAGCTGGATAAAAATACTTATATTTTCTCCGCCGATTTCTCTTTAGACGAATTTGCCCGCATGACCAAGGTGGAGCTTCCTGACACTGTTTATCACACCCTTGGCGGCTGGTTGGTTGAAGAATTTCAACGGGTGCCCCAAAAAGGAGAACAACTGTATTATGAAAATTTATTACTGACCATTGAAGAAGCGGAAAGCCGCAGAATCAGAAAAGTGAGAGTGGAAATAAGGGAATACGCCCCTTCTCAATCAAAAGCGTATGGTTAA
- the acnA gene encoding aconitate hydratase AcnA, producing the protein MTYRDPFSVKSSLQVGDQTYTYFSLPKLEEQGVGPVSKLPFSIKVLLEAALRQVDGVAITEDHVKHIANWAETEDKDREIPFKPARIVLQDFTGVPAVVDLAAMRSKVAKDGGDPKQINPLVPVDLVIDHSVMVDKFGTKDALEYNMKVEFERNQERYRFLRWAQTAFDNFRIVPPATGIVHQVNLEYLASVAATKEVDGEQVVFPDSLVGTDSHTTMINGIGVVGWGVGGIEAEAGMLGQPLYFVTPEVVGFKLTGRLPEGATATDLALTVTQILRKKGVVGKFVEFYGDGLSNISVADRATVANMAPEYGATMGFFPVDEQTLDYLRLTGRSEEQVQLVKAYYQAQGLFRTDDSAEPVFSDTITLDLSTIEPTLAGPRRPQDRIVLSEMKESFNKTLRAPVEDGGFGLSDEELNKKVKVEHPNGETSELTNGSVVIAAITSCTNTSNPSVMLGAGLVAKKAVEKGLTTPAYVKTSLTPGSKVVTQYLIDAGLMEPLEALGFHVAGYGCATCIGNSGPLPDEVSKAIAENDLTVCSVLSGNRNFEGRIHAQVKANYLASPPLVVAYAIAGTMNIDLQKEPLGHDKDGNPVYLKDIWPTPEELQAALQTVNSDLFKKEYENVFESNPRFNEIDAPKGDLYEFDPESTYIQEPPFFENLEPEVGDIEEIKGARALALLGDSVTTDHISPAGNIAPDSPAGKYLLERGVERKDFNSYGSRRGNHEVMMRGTFANIRIRNQMVPGTEGGYTRYLPTGEIMPIYDAAMKYQQDGTPLVVLAGKEYGTGSSRDWAAKGTNLLGVKAVIAESFERIHRTNLVCMGVLPLQFAEGQGWKQLGITGNETFDILGLDNNLKPGQTITVRATREDGSSFEFNVIVRLDSVVDIEYYRNGGILQKVLRQMVQSA; encoded by the coding sequence ATGACGTATCGTGATCCTTTTTCCGTCAAATCCTCACTGCAAGTAGGGGATCAAACGTACACCTATTTCTCCCTTCCCAAACTGGAAGAACAAGGAGTTGGCCCGGTCTCCAAGCTGCCTTTTTCCATTAAGGTGCTGCTGGAAGCAGCTTTGCGCCAAGTGGATGGGGTAGCCATCACAGAAGATCACGTTAAACATATCGCCAACTGGGCCGAAACGGAAGATAAAGACCGTGAAATTCCGTTTAAACCTGCCCGTATTGTACTGCAGGACTTTACGGGGGTGCCTGCTGTCGTGGATCTGGCGGCCATGCGCTCCAAAGTGGCCAAGGACGGCGGGGATCCGAAACAAATCAATCCTCTCGTTCCCGTTGACTTGGTTATCGACCATTCCGTGATGGTAGATAAGTTTGGAACGAAAGATGCCCTGGAATACAATATGAAGGTGGAGTTTGAACGCAACCAGGAGCGTTACCGTTTCTTGCGCTGGGCTCAAACGGCCTTTGACAACTTCAGAATCGTTCCGCCGGCCACCGGTATCGTGCACCAGGTGAACCTGGAGTATCTGGCCAGTGTGGCAGCAACCAAGGAAGTTGACGGCGAACAGGTTGTCTTCCCTGATTCTCTGGTCGGAACCGACTCCCACACCACCATGATTAACGGCATCGGCGTGGTTGGCTGGGGTGTCGGCGGTATTGAAGCAGAAGCCGGTATGCTGGGACAACCTTTGTACTTCGTGACTCCGGAGGTTGTTGGTTTCAAATTGACTGGCCGTCTGCCTGAAGGGGCCACAGCAACAGACCTGGCCTTAACCGTAACCCAAATCTTGCGCAAAAAAGGCGTTGTAGGCAAATTCGTTGAGTTCTACGGTGACGGATTGTCCAACATCAGTGTGGCTGACCGCGCCACTGTGGCTAACATGGCACCGGAATATGGGGCTACCATGGGCTTTTTCCCTGTGGATGAGCAAACGCTGGACTATCTCCGCCTCACTGGACGCAGTGAAGAGCAAGTCCAACTGGTCAAAGCTTATTATCAAGCCCAAGGCTTGTTCAGAACGGATGACAGTGCTGAGCCTGTCTTCTCTGACACCATCACCTTGGATCTCAGCACCATTGAACCCACCCTTGCCGGGCCAAGACGTCCCCAAGACCGCATTGTGTTGTCCGAGATGAAAGAAAGCTTTAACAAAACCTTGCGTGCACCGGTTGAGGATGGCGGCTTTGGCTTAAGCGATGAAGAACTGAACAAAAAAGTAAAAGTAGAGCATCCTAACGGAGAAACTTCCGAATTGACTAATGGCTCTGTGGTGATTGCGGCTATTACCAGCTGTACCAACACGTCCAACCCAAGCGTGATGCTGGGTGCTGGTCTTGTGGCCAAAAAAGCGGTTGAGAAAGGCTTGACCACGCCCGCCTATGTTAAAACCAGCTTAACCCCGGGCTCCAAAGTGGTCACTCAATACCTGATTGATGCCGGTTTAATGGAACCGCTTGAAGCCCTTGGCTTCCATGTGGCTGGTTACGGTTGTGCCACCTGTATCGGTAACTCCGGTCCGTTGCCGGATGAGGTCTCCAAAGCGATTGCCGAAAACGATCTGACCGTCTGCTCCGTATTAAGCGGCAACCGCAACTTTGAAGGCCGCATTCATGCTCAGGTAAAAGCCAACTACTTGGCTTCACCGCCCCTTGTCGTGGCCTATGCCATTGCCGGCACCATGAACATTGACTTGCAGAAGGAACCGCTTGGCCATGATAAAGACGGCAATCCTGTCTACCTGAAAGATATTTGGCCTACACCGGAAGAGTTGCAGGCTGCCCTGCAAACGGTGAACTCAGACTTATTCAAAAAAGAATATGAAAATGTGTTTGAATCCAACCCGCGCTTTAACGAAATTGACGCGCCGAAGGGAGACCTGTATGAATTCGATCCCGAATCCACTTACATCCAGGAGCCTCCGTTCTTTGAAAACCTTGAGCCCGAAGTGGGGGACATCGAAGAAATTAAAGGTGCGAGAGCACTAGCCCTGTTGGGTGACTCTGTAACCACCGACCATATTTCACCGGCTGGTAACATCGCCCCTGACAGTCCGGCAGGCAAGTATCTTCTGGAGCGGGGTGTAGAGCGCAAAGACTTTAACTCCTATGGTTCCCGCCGCGGCAACCATGAAGTGATGATGCGCGGTACCTTTGCCAACATCCGCATTCGCAACCAAATGGTCCCCGGCACAGAGGGCGGCTATACGAGATATCTGCCGACCGGTGAGATTATGCCGATCTACGATGCTGCCATGAAGTATCAACAAGATGGCACACCCTTGGTTGTTCTGGCCGGTAAAGAATACGGTACCGGAAGCTCCCGTGACTGGGCAGCCAAGGGAACCAACTTGCTGGGCGTCAAAGCAGTCATTGCCGAAAGCTTCGAACGGATCCATCGCACCAACCTGGTCTGCATGGGCGTTCTGCCGCTGCAGTTTGCAGAAGGACAGGGCTGGAAGCAGCTCGGTATTACAGGTAACGAAACCTTTGATATCCTCGGCTTGGACAATAACCTGAAACCGGGTCAAACCATCACCGTGCGGGCTACCCGTGAAGATGGATCCAGCTTTGAATTTAACGTTATTGTCCGCCTGGACAGTGTGGTGGACATCGAGTACTATCGTAACGGCGGTATCTTGCAAAAAGTGTTGCGCCAAATGGTGCAAAGTGCTTAA
- a CDS encoding IclR family transcriptional regulator produces the protein MEKKTVRSVERALDILLCFTTQHEWSLTEISHQVGLNKSTVYRLLASLEKKGFVAKNEATEKYRLGFRVWELSAHLERVDDPAVMLLPEMERLRDILDETVTLYVRDGKERVRVQAVESKQTIRRVAPIGVRMPLNVGASGKILVAYAEPDVQEMILNDPDWPEHIDKEAFMLQLLKIRQLGYATSVEEREAGTSAIAAPIFNRQGKCVAALAVSGPTGRLTLEKMEEIAPTVMDFASRMSKMVG, from the coding sequence ATGGAAAAAAAGACTGTAAGGTCTGTTGAACGGGCGCTGGATATTTTATTATGCTTTACAACCCAGCACGAATGGTCACTGACAGAAATTAGTCATCAGGTTGGTTTAAATAAGAGTACGGTTTATCGTTTGTTAGCCTCACTAGAGAAAAAAGGATTTGTCGCTAAAAATGAGGCCACGGAAAAATACCGCTTGGGCTTCCGCGTGTGGGAACTGTCCGCCCATTTAGAGCGGGTGGACGATCCAGCCGTGATGCTGTTGCCTGAAATGGAACGTTTGCGGGACATCCTGGATGAAACCGTCACCCTGTATGTACGGGATGGCAAGGAACGGGTCAGGGTTCAGGCCGTTGAAAGCAAGCAGACCATTCGCAGGGTAGCACCCATCGGCGTGCGCATGCCCTTAAATGTAGGGGCTTCAGGTAAAATCCTGGTGGCTTACGCAGAGCCTGATGTACAGGAAATGATTCTTAATGACCCCGATTGGCCTGAGCATATTGATAAAGAAGCCTTCATGCTGCAACTGTTGAAAATCCGCCAGTTGGGCTATGCTACCAGTGTGGAGGAACGGGAAGCAGGAACGTCTGCCATTGCAGCGCCCATTTTCAACCGGCAGGGTAAATGTGTGGCTGCTTTGGCTGTGTCCGGACCAACCGGAAGGCTGACTCTTGAAAAAATGGAAGAGATTGCACCAACCGTGATGGATTTTGCCTCCCGCATGAGCAAAATGGTCGGTTAA
- a CDS encoding formate--tetrahydrofolate ligase translates to MQTPTIVQDDITIAQQAKLKPIGDIAALLGLKEDDYEPYGHYKAKVKLDVLKRLKTKQDGKLILVTGISPTPAGEGKSTVTVGLGQALNRLGRKAVVALREPSLGPTMGIKGGATGGGYSQVLPMEDINLHFTGDIHAITAANNALSALIDNHIHQGNQLGIDPRRIIWKRVLDMNDRALRQVVVGLGGPAQGVPRQDGFDITVASEVMAVLCLSEDIEDLKQRLSRMVIGYTYDKQPVTVADLKAQGAMALLLKDALKPNLVQTLENTPAFIHGGPFANIAHGCNSLVATKMALKLAEYTVTEAGFGADLGAEKFINIKSRTGGLKPDAAVIVATVRALKMHGGVPKDQLKVVNVEAVKKGLENLAQHVHIMRHFRLPCVVALNHFLHDSETEINVIEQWCHEQGVPFTVCRVWAEGGRGGEALAETVIKLVERPQADKENKNPAADEALRFTYPLAASIADKIRAIATNIYGARDVQFSPKAQKQMEQFERYGWGRLPICMAKTQYSFSDDPKRLGRPTGFTLTIRELKPSLGAGFIVALTGDVMTMPGLPKEPAALKMNIDNEGKVEGLF, encoded by the coding sequence ATGCAAACGCCAACCATCGTACAAGATGATATTACCATTGCCCAACAAGCCAAACTGAAGCCAATCGGTGACATTGCCGCACTACTGGGACTCAAGGAAGACGACTATGAGCCATATGGACACTATAAGGCAAAAGTGAAACTGGATGTCCTGAAACGTTTGAAAACCAAACAGGATGGAAAGCTGATCCTCGTCACCGGTATCAGTCCCACTCCTGCTGGAGAAGGAAAATCAACTGTGACGGTCGGTCTGGGGCAAGCTTTGAATCGTCTAGGCCGTAAAGCGGTTGTGGCCTTGCGGGAGCCCTCACTGGGGCCGACAATGGGGATTAAAGGAGGCGCAACCGGAGGCGGCTACTCCCAGGTTTTACCTATGGAGGATATCAACCTGCACTTTACAGGGGATATCCATGCTATTACCGCAGCTAACAACGCTCTTTCTGCCCTGATCGATAATCATATCCATCAAGGAAACCAGCTGGGGATCGATCCGCGCCGGATCATCTGGAAACGCGTTCTAGATATGAATGACCGGGCCCTGCGCCAGGTCGTGGTTGGTTTGGGCGGCCCTGCCCAAGGCGTTCCACGGCAGGACGGCTTTGACATTACCGTTGCTTCAGAAGTGATGGCCGTCCTGTGCTTAAGTGAAGATATTGAGGATTTGAAACAGCGCTTATCCCGCATGGTGATCGGTTATACATATGACAAACAGCCGGTGACCGTAGCCGATCTCAAGGCGCAAGGGGCTATGGCTTTGCTGTTAAAAGATGCGTTAAAACCCAACCTGGTGCAAACCCTGGAAAACACCCCGGCTTTCATTCATGGTGGACCCTTTGCCAATATTGCCCATGGCTGCAACAGCCTGGTGGCCACCAAAATGGCTTTAAAACTAGCAGAATACACCGTCACTGAAGCAGGATTTGGCGCCGATTTAGGGGCAGAGAAATTTATCAACATTAAGTCCAGAACTGGGGGGCTCAAACCAGATGCTGCCGTGATCGTGGCGACCGTCCGGGCCTTGAAAATGCATGGTGGCGTGCCAAAAGACCAGTTAAAAGTGGTAAATGTGGAAGCAGTGAAAAAGGGATTAGAGAATCTGGCTCAGCACGTGCACATTATGCGCCACTTCCGTCTGCCCTGTGTCGTGGCCCTTAACCACTTCCTGCATGATTCAGAAACAGAAATCAATGTGATTGAACAATGGTGCCACGAACAAGGCGTTCCTTTTACCGTGTGCCGCGTTTGGGCTGAGGGCGGCCGTGGCGGTGAGGCGTTAGCTGAAACCGTCATCAAGCTTGTTGAAAGACCACAAGCCGATAAAGAAAACAAAAACCCTGCAGCTGATGAGGCGTTAAGATTTACTTATCCCTTGGCAGCTTCCATTGCCGACAAAATACGCGCCATTGCGACTAATATCTACGGTGCCCGCGATGTCCAGTTTTCACCCAAGGCCCAAAAGCAAATGGAGCAGTTTGAAAGGTATGGCTGGGGTAGATTGCCCATCTGTATGGCCAAAACGCAATATTCATTCAGCGATGATCCCAAACGGCTGGGACGCCCCACCGGCTTCACCCTGACCATCCGGGAGCTAAAACCTTCTCTCGGTGCTGGGTTTATTGTGGCCTTAACAGGGGACGTGATGACCATGCCCGGTCTGCCCAAAGAACCGGCCGCCTTGAAAATGAACATCGACAATGAAGGCAAAGTAGAAGGCTTGTTCTAA
- the ltrA gene encoding group II intron reverse transcriptase/maturase, whose amino-acid sequence MDSLRYWEYYNMTKTFDTLYYEAKQGGKFNRLYDIITSRENILLAYRTIKRNKGSNTPGTDGKNIEDIKQISDEQLVQKVRDILSNYQPKMVRRVFIPKPNGDKRPLGIPCIMDRIIQQAIKQVIEPIAEAHFYEHSYGFRPLRSTHHAIARVKRLINQSKLHYVIDIDIKGFFDNVNHTRLMKQMWNMGIQDRKILRIIMKMLKAPIQGEGVPTKGTPQGGIISPLLSNIVLNDLDQWIAGQWEKFQTRHQYNNQSTKYRELKKTNLKEGYIVRYADDFKILCRDWKTAQKWYHAVRLYLKDRLKLEISPKKSRIVNLRKQKTEFLGFTIWTQRKGDKWVAYSGIRDKKKQQIKQQAKKLIKQIQKSPSVQNVLLYNSFVLGIHNYFKKATHVNLEFSRIAYDLRRYIHNRLKGLSKYEIPVKPPPTYRKFYRNKYRTYKIADVYLYPLADVKHSWQKLFNQDTTPFTQKGRDKIHKELKTYVTREILKLMKSNLPNSTVQYMDNRLSRYSMKMGRCEITGRLLTADEVHCHHLIPKHLGGTDEFDNLRIVDKVIHKIIHMSNMDEIKRLISELKLSKPVLNKINQYRRKAKMELIG is encoded by the coding sequence ATGGATAGCTTACGGTATTGGGAGTATTACAACATGACCAAAACATTTGACACACTATACTACGAAGCCAAGCAAGGCGGAAAATTTAATCGGTTATATGACATCATTACTAGCCGGGAAAATATTCTCCTTGCCTACCGTACTATTAAAAGAAATAAAGGCTCCAATACTCCGGGCACAGATGGTAAAAACATTGAGGATATTAAGCAGATATCAGACGAACAGCTTGTCCAGAAGGTCAGGGACATACTCTCTAACTATCAACCAAAGATGGTCAGAAGGGTATTCATCCCCAAACCTAACGGTGACAAACGCCCGCTTGGTATTCCCTGCATAATGGACAGAATTATCCAACAGGCAATTAAACAGGTCATTGAACCTATAGCCGAAGCACATTTCTATGAACACAGCTATGGATTCAGACCCTTACGCTCTACACACCACGCAATAGCCAGAGTAAAACGCCTCATTAATCAATCCAAATTACACTACGTAATAGACATCGACATTAAAGGATTCTTTGACAATGTCAATCACACAAGACTAATGAAACAAATGTGGAATATGGGAATCCAGGACAGAAAGATACTCCGTATCATCATGAAAATGCTTAAAGCTCCCATACAGGGAGAAGGAGTACCTACAAAGGGCACACCACAGGGCGGAATTATCTCACCACTGCTATCTAATATTGTTCTAAACGACCTAGACCAATGGATAGCTGGACAATGGGAGAAATTCCAAACACGTCACCAATACAACAATCAAAGCACTAAATACAGGGAACTTAAAAAGACAAATCTTAAAGAAGGATATATTGTAAGGTACGCAGATGACTTCAAAATACTCTGTCGAGACTGGAAAACAGCCCAAAAATGGTATCACGCTGTTAGGCTTTACCTCAAGGACAGGCTGAAACTGGAGATATCTCCTAAAAAGTCCAGAATAGTAAACCTAAGAAAACAGAAGACTGAATTTCTGGGATTTACTATTTGGACACAAAGAAAAGGGGATAAATGGGTTGCATATTCGGGTATCAGGGACAAAAAGAAACAGCAAATCAAACAACAGGCAAAGAAACTTATCAAACAAATACAGAAATCACCCTCAGTACAAAACGTACTACTATACAATAGCTTTGTCCTTGGTATACACAATTACTTCAAGAAAGCAACCCACGTCAACCTAGAATTCTCACGTATAGCCTATGACCTTAGGAGATATATACACAACAGACTAAAAGGACTGTCAAAATATGAAATACCGGTCAAACCACCACCGACATATAGAAAATTTTACAGAAACAAATACAGAACATATAAAATAGCAGATGTATACCTATACCCATTGGCGGACGTCAAACATTCATGGCAAAAACTATTTAATCAAGACACAACACCATTTACACAAAAAGGCAGAGACAAAATACACAAGGAATTAAAAACATATGTAACAAGAGAAATTCTCAAACTAATGAAATCGAACCTACCTAATTCGACAGTCCAATACATGGATAACCGATTGAGCCGTTATAGCATGAAAATGGGCAGATGTGAAATCACAGGAAGACTCCTAACAGCAGATGAAGTGCACTGCCATCACCTAATACCCAAACATCTTGGAGGTACGGATGAATTCGACAATCTGCGAATTGTTGATAAGGTTATCCATAAAATCATCCATATGAGTAATATGGATGAAATCAAACGTCTGATATCCGAACTTAAACTGTCCAAACCGGTGTTAAACAAAATCAATCAATACCGCAGGAAAGCCAAGATGGAACTTATCGGTTAA
- the istB gene encoding IS21-like element helper ATPase IstB yields the protein MSESLVQLKHSLKTLKLASIAEVIEEQLMEAETNGFSYQQFLTKLLGYEIRKREEKQLAKRLKWADFPVHQSLDEFDISAQPALSRQQFQQLRELLWIEQVYNLILLGPPGVGKTHLAIGLGVEAVQQGYKVSFVTMDHLIQLLRTQEVTRSAQTKLKRITQSDLVIIDDLMFMAINRHEANLFFQLINKLYGQSSVIITSNKGPEDWGELLGDPAITTAILDRLLHKSEVIHLTGDSYRLKYRKTIFGND from the coding sequence ATGTCAGAAAGCTTAGTGCAATTGAAACACAGCTTGAAAACACTCAAATTGGCCTCCATCGCCGAAGTGATTGAGGAACAACTGATGGAAGCCGAAACAAATGGATTCAGTTATCAACAGTTTCTGACGAAACTGTTGGGATACGAAATACGCAAGCGGGAAGAAAAACAATTGGCCAAACGGCTCAAGTGGGCAGACTTTCCTGTCCACCAATCCCTCGATGAGTTCGACATTAGCGCCCAGCCTGCCCTAAGCCGGCAGCAATTTCAACAGTTGCGTGAACTCTTATGGATTGAACAAGTTTATAACCTCATCTTATTGGGCCCGCCAGGGGTGGGTAAAACTCACCTGGCCATTGGCTTAGGAGTAGAAGCCGTTCAGCAAGGGTACAAAGTCAGCTTTGTGACCATGGATCATTTAATCCAGTTGCTGCGTACCCAAGAAGTAACAAGAAGCGCCCAAACCAAATTGAAAAGAATCACTCAGTCAGATCTTGTCATCATTGATGATTTGATGTTTATGGCCATCAACCGGCATGAAGCCAATCTTTTCTTTCAACTCATCAACAAACTATATGGCCAATCATCTGTGATCATCACCTCCAACAAAGGACCGGAAGATTGGGGAGAGTTATTGGGTGATCCGGCCATTACCACAGCCATTCTGGATCGGCTACTCCATAAAAGCGAGGTGATTCATCTCACTGGTGACAGTTATCGTTTGAAATACAGGAAAACCATATTTGGAAATGACTAG
- a CDS encoding spore germination protein has protein sequence MWGRGKGGDNIKALPIPILLVIDGVKGLIVLGTKEIKHERSVEEPESEVVIRGPRDGFNENLRTNISLIRRRLRDPNLVIQIGQLGRRSKRDFAIMYIKGITTQDLIDEVRYRVACADVDDMAESGTLEQLIEDDVLSPFPQVQQTERPDKASSALTNGQVVLLLDGTPYVLIMPVTFHLLLKSPEDYYERWQIGSVIRFLRYGAAFMALFLPSLYVAMVSYHQGMIPTPLALSIAGAREGVPFPAFVEALLMEFSIELLREAGIRLPSTIGQTIGIVGGLVIGDAAVRAGLVSPIMVIVVALTAIASFAIPAYNVGITFRLLRFVLMAAAATMGLYGIIMVYILINIHLVGLRSFGSYYLSPFAPYRFLHWLDVVLRAPMPLMRMRTTEPRTLNDKKQD, from the coding sequence GTGTGGGGGAGGGGAAAAGGCGGAGATAATATCAAAGCCTTACCTATTCCCATCCTCCTGGTCATTGATGGGGTTAAGGGATTAATTGTTCTGGGGACCAAGGAGATTAAACATGAGCGATCCGTTGAGGAACCAGAGAGTGAAGTGGTGATTCGCGGACCGAGGGACGGGTTTAATGAAAACTTGCGGACCAACATTTCCCTTATTCGCCGCAGGCTCAGGGATCCCAACCTGGTCATTCAAATCGGTCAGCTGGGGCGGCGTAGCAAAAGGGATTTTGCCATCATGTATATCAAAGGGATTACCACCCAAGATCTGATCGACGAAGTACGCTATCGTGTCGCCTGTGCTGATGTCGATGACATGGCGGAAAGCGGCACTTTGGAACAGCTGATTGAAGACGATGTCTTATCCCCTTTCCCCCAGGTGCAACAAACGGAACGTCCCGACAAAGCATCCTCTGCCTTGACCAATGGTCAAGTGGTGCTCTTGCTGGACGGAACCCCGTATGTCTTAATAATGCCTGTCACCTTTCATCTATTGCTCAAATCCCCTGAGGATTATTACGAACGCTGGCAGATTGGCTCTGTGATCCGCTTCCTCCGTTATGGAGCCGCTTTTATGGCCTTGTTTCTTCCCTCTCTCTATGTCGCCATGGTCTCCTACCACCAGGGGATGATCCCCACCCCCTTGGCTTTATCTATTGCCGGTGCGCGGGAGGGCGTGCCTTTTCCTGCTTTTGTCGAGGCACTGCTGATGGAATTTTCGATAGAGTTATTAAGGGAAGCAGGGATCCGCTTGCCTAGCACTATTGGCCAAACCATTGGCATTGTAGGTGGTCTGGTCATTGGCGATGCAGCCGTCAGAGCTGGACTCGTCAGCCCCATCATGGTCATCGTGGTGGCCCTGACAGCCATTGCCTCCTTTGCCATTCCCGCTTACAATGTGGGCATTACTTTCCGGCTGCTCCGCTTCGTGCTCATGGCAGCGGCTGCCACCATGGGGTTGTACGGGATTATCATGGTCTATATCTTAATTAACATTCATTTGGTCGGTTTGCGCAGTTTTGGAAGTTATTACCTCTCTCCGTTTGCCCCCTACCGTTTCCTGCATTGGCTAGACGTTGTCCTGCGGGCCCCAATGCCCCTCATGCGGATGCGGACAACCGAGCCGCGCACATTAAATGATAAAAAACAGGACTGA